A stretch of DNA from Gimesia chilikensis:
GTCAATCTGGGAGCAATGCCGGAAACGCTACTAGAGAGTGAACTCTTCGGTCATGAAAAAGGATCTTTCAGTGGAGCGACGCGACAGAAGCCCGGATGTTTTGAACAGGCACAGGGCGGTTCCCTGTTCCTGGATGAAGTGACAGAAATGCCTGCCAAAAGTCAGGTCGATCTGCTCCGCGTGCTGGAAACTCAACAATATATGAGAGTAGGTGGTGAAGAGGTTCTCACCAGTGATGCCCGCATTATTTCAGCCACGAACAAAGCTGTCGAGCCTTTGATCGAAGATGGAACCTTCCGTGAGGATCTGTTTTATCGCCTGAATGTTATTCCCATTCATATCCCCGCACTGCGTGAGCGTCGCGATGATATTCCTTTGTTGATTGAGCATTTTCTGACACATTTCTGCCAGCGGCATAATCGACCGTTGAAGACTGTTTCACCAGAGGCCATGCGCATATTCGTGACTGCCCGCTGGCCCGGTAATGTGCGCCAGTTACGAAACGTTATCGAACGGCTGGTAGTTACACTACCGGCAGATTTGATTGAAGCTCCTGATCTGCCTGTGGAGTTGAGTCCTACTACTGCCTCTGACTCCGCGCATGTGAAGACACTGGCAGAGGTAACTGAGGACGCTGAAAAAGAAGCGATCACGACGGCACTCGCAGCCTGCGATTATCATCGTGAAAAGACGGCCAAGCTGCTGGGGGTCAGTGTGCGTACGCTGCACTACAAAATGAGTCGTTACGGTCTGCATTAAAAACGCGTTTATCAACGATCTTGATTGAGCTGAATCCCCGTTGGCGGGAGCCAGCCTCTGTCAGGTTTCAGGCCAGAATCTCTGTGATAACTCGGGGTTCGTTACCGACACCAGTCAGGCGTTCTTTCAGTCCATTGCGTTCGATGAAAAGCTCTTCATGATTCAGACCAAGCAGGTGCAGCATCGTGGCGTGCCAGTCTGGAACACTGACCCGGTTTTCCACGGCGGCGAATCCCAGATCATCGGTTTCACCTAGAATCAGGCCCCGTTTCACACCACCCCCTGCCATCCAGGTGCAGAGCGCGTTTTTATTATGATCGCGGCCTGATTTGCGTGCATCTTTATCGGGGGACAATTGAGCTATGGGGAGCCGACCCATTTCTCCCCCCCACATCACCAGAGTCTCATCCAGGAGTCCGCGCTGCTTGAGATCCTGCAGAAGTGCTGCAACTGGTTTATCTGTTCTCCGGCAGGCTGATTTCAAGCTGGAGGCGATCGCATTATGTGAG
This window harbors:
- a CDS encoding sigma-54-dependent transcriptional regulator, encoding MNTDGFGILIIDDEPNIRSGLAKGLAKEADVLETAQDAEEGLAKFREGTYQLVIADVRLPGEMDGLELIEQILRSSPQTTTIVITAHGTVETAVKSMRLGAFDFITKPLDLDLIRHQVRKAREHYRLQIENRELRNRLVNAGEVSNIIGNCAAMHDVFQQIRQVAATDATILIQGESGTGKELIARAVHDLSNRSSGPFVAVNLGAMPETLLESELFGHEKGSFSGATRQKPGCFEQAQGGSLFLDEVTEMPAKSQVDLLRVLETQQYMRVGGEEVLTSDARIISATNKAVEPLIEDGTFREDLFYRLNVIPIHIPALRERRDDIPLLIEHFLTHFCQRHNRPLKTVSPEAMRIFVTARWPGNVRQLRNVIERLVVTLPADLIEAPDLPVELSPTTASDSAHVKTLAEVTEDAEKEAITTALAACDYHREKTAKLLGVSVRTLHYKMSRYGLH